One Synergistales bacterium DNA segment encodes these proteins:
- the amrA gene encoding AmmeMemoRadiSam system protein A, translating to MTERRTLGWQDALAVSGQRALWETSRACFVTLKKAHDELRGCIGTILPAYGNLAEEIAANAIAASLHDPRFPRVQNEELPDIIVSVDVLSTPEEVRDTNQLDPKRWGVIVEQGIARGVLLPDLEGIDTVEHQLAVAAHKAGLQSLSGVTIKRFEVNRYRERS from the coding sequence GTGACGGAGAGACGAACCCTCGGATGGCAGGACGCCCTGGCCGTGAGCGGACAGAGGGCACTCTGGGAAACCAGCAGGGCTTGCTTTGTGACGTTGAAAAAAGCGCATGACGAATTGCGAGGATGCATTGGCACCATATTGCCTGCTTACGGGAATCTGGCCGAGGAGATCGCGGCCAACGCCATCGCAGCCTCTCTCCATGATCCCCGGTTTCCACGGGTGCAAAACGAAGAGCTTCCGGATATCATTGTCTCCGTGGACGTACTGTCGACACCGGAGGAGGTGCGCGATACGAACCAGCTGGATCCCAAACGATGGGGAGTCATCGTAGAACAGGGGATCGCCCGAGGGGTTCTCCTGCCTGATCTGGAAGGGATCGACACCGTCGAGCACCAGCTGGCCGTCGCTGCCCATAAAGCGGGGCTTCAGTCACTCTCTGGCGTTACCATTAAGCGCTTCGAGGTGAATCGATACCGCGAAAGGTCGTGA
- the queA gene encoding tRNA preQ1(34) S-adenosylmethionine ribosyltransferase-isomerase QueA produces MRAEAYEYDLPQTRIAQNPVVPRDSSQLLVLDRRTGERFHRQFFEISEFLETGDTLVVNTSRVIPARLYGRKVPTGARIQILLIQPRNDCLANQWEAMVRPGKKAPPGTTLELGNGTIVTITERLESGKRLVAFDSAEQVREVLQTLGEVPFPPYIGETDADPAQYQTIYADEDGSIAAPTAGLHFTPELMATLREKGVGIAPVTLHVGPGTFQPVRAQDVREHHMHTERFSIPEKTAKEINETKGRGKRVIAVGTTAVRVLETMGREDGTVAAGNGQTDIFIYPGYEFTVIDGLITNFHLPRSTLLMLVAAFGGYEAVMASYREAVRQQYRFFSFGDAMLIL; encoded by the coding sequence ATGCGGGCCGAAGCCTACGAATACGACCTTCCTCAAACCCGTATCGCACAGAATCCGGTGGTGCCAAGGGACAGCTCACAGCTCCTCGTTCTCGACCGCAGAACGGGGGAGCGGTTTCATAGACAGTTCTTTGAGATTTCCGAATTTCTGGAGACTGGTGATACACTGGTGGTCAACACCTCTCGGGTGATCCCGGCGAGACTGTACGGCCGAAAGGTGCCAACCGGCGCCCGTATCCAGATCCTGCTGATCCAGCCCAGAAACGATTGCCTGGCCAACCAATGGGAAGCCATGGTACGTCCGGGAAAGAAGGCTCCGCCGGGGACAACCCTGGAACTTGGCAACGGCACCATCGTCACGATTACGGAACGTCTCGAATCGGGGAAACGTCTGGTCGCCTTCGATTCAGCGGAGCAGGTGCGGGAGGTGCTCCAGACACTGGGCGAGGTCCCCTTTCCGCCCTACATTGGAGAGACCGATGCGGACCCTGCCCAGTACCAGACAATCTACGCCGACGAGGACGGATCGATAGCGGCGCCCACTGCAGGACTGCATTTTACGCCTGAACTGATGGCAACGCTCAGAGAGAAGGGCGTAGGGATCGCCCCGGTGACCCTCCATGTCGGCCCCGGCACCTTCCAGCCGGTTCGGGCTCAGGATGTGCGGGAACATCACATGCACACGGAACGTTTCTCGATTCCTGAAAAGACGGCAAAGGAGATCAACGAGACCAAAGGCCGCGGGAAGCGGGTGATCGCCGTCGGGACAACAGCTGTACGTGTTCTTGAAACCATGGGGCGTGAAGATGGGACCGTCGCCGCCGGAAACGGACAGACCGATATCTTTATCTATCCAGGATACGAATTCACTGTCATCGACGGCCTGATCACCAATTTCCATCTCCCCCGCAGTACGCTGCTGATGCTTGTGGCGGCCTTTGGCGGCTACGAAGCCGTTATGGCCTCCTACCGGGAAGCCGTCAGGCAACAGTACCGGTTTTTCTCCTTCGGCGATGCCATGCTTATTCTCTAG
- a CDS encoding SpoIID/LytB domain-containing protein has protein sequence MNPRGALQYLLLAALVAGVSLFAQTPVGIAAEPFLRIGIDKNIQRGVIHSKGTFTFVDAGGKRATERGSAAISLTGTNRLMVGNTSLSLPVKVYGKQPLEWENHPYRGSLKLIRRSGGLTLINALPIESYLRGVLKMEVNPSWPMAALEAQAIVARTYALKHLHRHEEEGFDLCAKPHCQAYRGVNAEDPRLDRAINRTRGQVVTYNGKLALTVFHADSGGVTADVSNVWGGSYPYLVAREEPIDYQSKHSDWSARISRAQLQKALRKLGVSVGTVQSMTPHRSTPGGRVHTVRISGTAGSTEVSAHRLRMALGSKVMRSTVFTVHGDSPDTPAPPQGNAPEGDGALQAALNADEADEDLLITLTRQGHFTTEELMDMLVHPQKRSDYLLRELSNSRQNGAETTSSVRTGGGASDTFVLRGKGWGHGVGLSQWGAKSLADHGWSTRRILQHYFPGTEITRY, from the coding sequence GTGAACCCAAGAGGAGCACTACAGTATCTCCTGCTTGCAGCTCTTGTGGCGGGGGTATCCCTCTTCGCGCAGACCCCCGTCGGCATTGCCGCCGAACCCTTTCTGCGCATTGGCATCGACAAAAACATCCAGCGGGGAGTGATCCATTCGAAAGGGACCTTCACCTTTGTGGATGCCGGGGGAAAACGGGCAACAGAGCGGGGGAGTGCGGCAATCAGTCTGACCGGAACAAATCGGCTCATGGTGGGCAACACATCCCTCTCCCTTCCCGTCAAGGTGTACGGGAAACAACCGCTCGAATGGGAAAACCACCCCTACCGCGGCAGCCTCAAGCTGATCCGCCGTTCAGGTGGTTTGACCCTGATCAACGCGCTTCCTATTGAATCCTACCTGCGCGGTGTATTGAAGATGGAGGTCAACCCCTCATGGCCGATGGCAGCCCTTGAGGCACAGGCCATCGTCGCCCGCACCTACGCCCTGAAGCATCTGCACCGCCACGAAGAGGAGGGCTTCGACCTCTGTGCCAAACCTCACTGCCAGGCCTATCGAGGCGTGAACGCCGAGGACCCTCGGCTGGACCGGGCGATCAATCGGACCAGGGGCCAGGTGGTCACCTACAACGGCAAGCTGGCACTCACGGTTTTCCACGCCGACAGCGGAGGCGTTACCGCCGATGTGTCCAATGTCTGGGGCGGCAGCTATCCCTACCTCGTTGCCCGGGAGGAGCCCATCGACTATCAGTCCAAACATTCCGACTGGTCGGCGAGAATCAGCAGAGCACAGCTCCAGAAAGCGCTCCGGAAGCTCGGAGTCTCTGTGGGAACCGTACAATCCATGACCCCCCACAGAAGCACCCCCGGCGGACGGGTACACACTGTGCGGATTTCAGGAACCGCCGGCAGCACAGAGGTCTCCGCCCACAGACTCCGCATGGCTCTGGGGAGCAAGGTCATGAGAAGCACCGTCTTCACCGTACATGGCGACAGCCCGGACACACCAGCACCCCCGCAGGGGAATGCCCCGGAGGGCGACGGCGCCCTGCAGGCGGCACTCAACGCAGACGAGGCGGATGAAGACCTGCTGATCACCCTGACTCGCCAGGGGCACTTCACCACAGAGGAGCTGATGGACATGCTTGTCCATCCCCAAAAACGATCGGACTATCTCCTCAGAGAACTGAGCAACAGCCGGCAAAACGGTGCAGAGACTACCTCTTCAGTGCGTACCGGCGGGGGTGCGTCCGACACCTTCGTGCTCCGCGGAAAGGGGTGGGGACACGGTGTGGGCCTCTCCCAGTGGGGGGCGAAAAGCCTGGCGGACCACGGCTGGAGTACCCGGAGAATACTGCAGCACTATTTCCCCGGCACCGAGATAACCCGCTACTAA
- a CDS encoding DUF2905 domain-containing protein → MVSLGKILIVTGIALLVAGVLAFFIGKAGVPLGRLPGDIVIKKKNVTFVAPLASMLLISVVLSVLISLARRWFQ, encoded by the coding sequence ATGGTATCGCTCGGTAAGATCCTCATCGTAACCGGTATCGCCTTGCTTGTAGCTGGAGTACTCGCGTTTTTCATCGGAAAGGCTGGGGTACCCCTGGGTCGACTGCCGGGAGATATCGTAATAAAGAAAAAGAATGTCACCTTTGTTGCCCCTCTTGCGTCGATGCTGCTGATAAGCGTTGTCCTCAGCGTTCTCATCTCCCTGGCAAGGAGATGGTTCCAGTGA
- the ruvB gene encoding Holliday junction branch migration DNA helicase RuvB: MTDAENRIVGPGQKHSEEEFPRLRPRKLSEFIGQQSLREKLAIYLEAAGRREEALDHILFFGPPGLGKTTLAGIIAQEMGGELRVTTGPALERPGDLAAILSNLQPRDVLFIDEIHRLGSNVEEILYPGMEDFALDIIVGKGPMARNLRLNLPPFTLVGATTRLGLLTSPLRSRFGIVEQLSLYTTGELGRIAERGAQQLGVTLSEAAAEELGKRSRGTPRVVLRLLRRVRDVAEVQGAEYISEELAQQALEMLGVDDSGLDQQDRNLVHIIVNLFGGGPVGLATLAAAMNEEPQTIEDIYEPFLIQQGYIERTPRGRKATVKAFQFLGVPPPGGNTQQLSLFDRG; the protein is encoded by the coding sequence ATCACCGATGCGGAAAACAGGATAGTCGGTCCAGGACAAAAGCATAGCGAGGAAGAGTTCCCCAGACTGCGTCCCAGGAAACTCTCGGAGTTTATCGGGCAACAGTCGTTGCGCGAGAAACTCGCCATTTATCTCGAAGCTGCGGGGCGACGTGAGGAAGCCCTTGATCACATTCTCTTTTTCGGACCACCGGGACTGGGGAAAACCACTCTGGCCGGCATTATCGCCCAGGAGATGGGCGGGGAACTCCGGGTCACCACAGGCCCCGCGCTGGAACGCCCGGGTGATCTGGCCGCCATCCTCTCTAACCTGCAACCCCGGGATGTCCTCTTTATTGATGAAATCCATCGCCTCGGCTCCAATGTAGAGGAGATCCTCTATCCCGGCATGGAGGATTTTGCGCTGGACATCATTGTGGGCAAGGGCCCGATGGCCCGTAATCTCCGGCTGAATCTCCCTCCCTTTACACTCGTGGGGGCAACGACACGGCTCGGGCTGCTCACGTCACCGTTGCGTTCGAGATTCGGCATCGTCGAACAGCTCTCCCTCTATACAACCGGGGAGCTGGGGAGGATTGCAGAACGGGGAGCACAGCAGCTGGGGGTAACCCTTTCCGAAGCGGCGGCGGAGGAACTGGGCAAACGCTCCCGCGGCACCCCGAGGGTGGTGCTCCGCCTTCTGCGGCGGGTCCGGGATGTCGCCGAGGTACAGGGAGCGGAGTACATCTCCGAGGAGCTCGCCCAACAGGCGCTGGAGATGCTCGGTGTCGACGACAGCGGGCTGGACCAACAGGACAGAAATCTTGTTCATATCATCGTCAATCTCTTCGGCGGGGGACCCGTAGGGCTGGCGACCCTGGCCGCCGCCATGAACGAAGAGCCGCAAACCATTGAAGATATCTACGAACCATTTCTGATCCAGCAGGGATATATCGAACGGACACCCCGTGGAAGGAAGGCGACGGTGAAAGCCTTTCAATTCCTCGGTGTCCCTCCCCCCGGCGGCAACACACAGCAGCTCTCCCTCTTTGACAGAGGATAA
- the ruvA gene encoding Holliday junction branch migration protein RuvA encodes MLEFLTGTAVTVSSDMVVLDVNGLGFRITSSQQVTATVRQGESATVYVSLQLYDGGAMLYGFADSRERLLFEHFIMVKGVGGKVAMAMLRMYDFHTLVNAIVEQDVAVLSSVPGIGKRTAERICFELKERILKLPGHNQERGTATAPGSSAHSVVEALQTLGFSAQEASLATHQVKEEQGDDLSEEALLQASLRSLQKMR; translated from the coding sequence GTGCTCGAATTTCTGACAGGAACGGCGGTAACCGTCTCTTCCGACATGGTGGTACTCGATGTCAACGGGCTTGGGTTCCGCATCACCTCTTCGCAGCAGGTGACCGCCACTGTCCGGCAGGGAGAATCCGCTACGGTATACGTCTCGCTGCAGCTCTACGACGGAGGGGCAATGCTGTACGGTTTTGCGGACAGCCGGGAGCGGCTCCTCTTCGAGCATTTTATCATGGTGAAGGGGGTGGGGGGCAAGGTGGCGATGGCTATGCTTCGTATGTACGATTTCCACACCCTGGTGAACGCCATTGTCGAACAGGATGTCGCTGTCCTGTCCTCCGTGCCCGGTATCGGAAAGCGAACAGCGGAGCGTATCTGCTTCGAACTGAAGGAACGCATACTGAAATTACCCGGGCACAACCAGGAACGCGGAACCGCGACAGCCCCGGGAAGCAGCGCTCACTCCGTGGTCGAAGCGCTGCAGACACTGGGATTCTCGGCTCAGGAGGCCTCCCTGGCAACGCACCAGGTCAAAGAGGAGCAGGGAGACGATCTCTCGGAAGAGGCGCTCCTGCAGGCCTCGCTACGCAGTCTCCAGAAAATGAGGTGA
- the ruvC gene encoding crossover junction endodeoxyribonuclease RuvC: MAVGIRCLGIDPGLGRLGYGLIVEEGSSLIVEESGCIETSPRQSIPERLLVLGSSLREVFQSCAPDLLAVEKLFFGRNTTTAEMVWQARGVVLLFGAERQIPIVEPKPSEVKLAVSGYGNADKTQLQRMVCRLLGLTEIPRPDDIADALAVACTGVTMHRTPR, encoded by the coding sequence ATAGCGGTGGGGATACGCTGCCTCGGCATCGATCCAGGACTGGGGCGTCTCGGTTATGGTCTGATCGTCGAAGAAGGCTCCTCTCTCATCGTGGAAGAATCGGGGTGTATCGAGACCTCCCCACGGCAATCGATCCCCGAACGGCTTCTGGTTTTGGGATCGTCGCTTCGAGAGGTCTTCCAGAGCTGTGCGCCGGACCTCCTCGCCGTGGAGAAACTCTTCTTTGGCCGAAACACCACCACAGCCGAAATGGTCTGGCAGGCCCGGGGCGTGGTGTTGCTGTTCGGGGCCGAACGCCAGATTCCCATTGTGGAACCCAAACCGTCGGAGGTAAAGCTTGCGGTCAGCGGATACGGAAACGCCGATAAGACACAGCTCCAGCGGATGGTCTGCCGCCTACTGGGCCTCACAGAGATCCCCCGCCCGGACGATATCGCCGATGCCCTCGCTGTAGCCTGCACCGGCGTCACCATGCACCGAACCCCACGGTAA
- a CDS encoding YebC/PmpR family DNA-binding transcriptional regulator, producing MAGHSKWANIKHRKAAQDAKKGNIFQKHIRAIMVAAREGGSDPSMNIQLKSAIERAKSDSVPADNIDRAIKRGTGEIEGAQFEEVYYEAYGPAGVAIMVQATTDNRNRTTAELRALLARNGGSLGEAGCVAWIFDRKGVVTVSGGVDEDELLLEVLEAGGEDMNREGNQFYVYCDPSTLMDVSNQLRDTGYPVLEAEVQLIPKTTVPVEDEKEAEKLFKLLEVLEDQDDVQNVSSNFDIPDRILEKIG from the coding sequence ATGGCAGGGCATTCAAAGTGGGCGAACATCAAGCACAGGAAGGCCGCCCAGGACGCAAAAAAGGGGAATATCTTCCAAAAGCATATCCGCGCAATCATGGTCGCCGCACGGGAGGGGGGCAGCGATCCCTCGATGAACATACAGCTCAAATCCGCCATCGAACGTGCTAAAAGCGACTCCGTTCCTGCAGACAACATCGACCGTGCCATCAAGCGCGGAACAGGGGAGATCGAAGGCGCCCAATTCGAAGAGGTCTATTACGAGGCCTACGGCCCGGCCGGTGTGGCCATTATGGTGCAGGCCACCACCGACAACAGGAACAGAACCACCGCCGAGTTGCGCGCACTGCTCGCACGCAACGGCGGTTCCCTCGGCGAAGCCGGCTGTGTGGCCTGGATCTTTGACCGGAAAGGCGTCGTCACTGTCAGCGGCGGTGTGGATGAGGACGAACTGCTGCTGGAGGTGCTTGAAGCAGGAGGCGAGGACATGAACCGGGAGGGAAACCAGTTCTACGTCTACTGCGACCCTTCCACACTCATGGATGTCTCCAACCAGCTCCGGGATACCGGATATCCGGTGCTTGAGGCAGAGGTGCAGCTGATTCCCAAAACGACGGTACCTGTGGAAGATGAGAAGGAAGCGGAAAAGCTGTTCAAGCTGCTTGAGGTCCTCGAGGATCAGGATGATGTACAGAATGTGAGCAGCAACTTCGACATCCCCGACCGGATTCTGGAGAAGATAGGATAG